In Flavobacterium endoglycinae, one DNA window encodes the following:
- a CDS encoding acyltransferase family protein, whose protein sequence is MKIQQLTFTRFIAAISIVIFHYGTKNFLFDNFIFKQASVGVSYFFMLSGFVMIISYGNLEKIDFFEYLKNRLARIYPLYALAALSVMVSNQFKNVNIENVLIHFSMLQSWIQGQAPKINPPGWSLSAELFFYITFPFFANKFYSKLKLKTNALWIISFWIISLVLFNCILYGIISFKSFPPDLNAYYPLMYLNTFLIGNLAGLYFINHLKNQQGNYLIPILICLLFLILALRYPTGIDHHNGLFAVIFIPLIIFISLSTDKLTTFFSRKEFVFLGEISFGIYILQYPVWIIFSDFRLNKFLGTDREADYTLNFFIRLLILIAASALSYLYFEKPMRNLIKSFGKRKLENKQINTTESIQA, encoded by the coding sequence TTGAAAATTCAGCAACTTACATTTACAAGATTCATTGCGGCAATATCAATTGTAATCTTCCATTATGGTACAAAAAACTTTTTATTCGACAATTTCATTTTTAAACAAGCAAGTGTAGGAGTTAGTTATTTTTTTATGTTGTCTGGATTCGTAATGATTATTTCTTACGGAAACTTAGAGAAAATTGATTTTTTTGAATATCTTAAAAACAGACTTGCCAGAATTTATCCTCTGTATGCTTTAGCAGCATTATCTGTTATGGTCTCAAATCAATTTAAGAATGTCAATATTGAAAACGTTTTAATTCACTTTTCGATGTTACAAAGCTGGATTCAAGGACAAGCTCCAAAAATTAATCCGCCTGGCTGGTCATTATCTGCAGAATTATTCTTTTATATTACTTTTCCTTTTTTTGCAAACAAATTTTATTCGAAACTAAAATTAAAAACAAATGCCCTTTGGATTATTTCATTCTGGATTATTAGTTTAGTACTTTTTAATTGCATATTGTATGGTATTATAAGTTTTAAGAGTTTTCCTCCAGATCTTAACGCTTATTATCCTTTAATGTATTTAAATACATTCCTGATTGGTAATCTGGCTGGTCTCTATTTTATCAATCATCTTAAAAACCAACAGGGAAATTATTTAATTCCCATATTAATATGCCTACTGTTTTTAATTCTAGCATTGCGTTATCCAACAGGAATTGATCATCATAACGGATTGTTTGCTGTTATTTTTATTCCGCTTATAATTTTTATATCTCTAAGCACAGATAAACTAACTACATTTTTTTCTCGAAAGGAATTTGTGTTTTTAGGTGAAATTAGTTTTGGCATTTATATACTTCAATATCCTGTGTGGATTATTTTTTCAGATTTTAGATTAAATAAATTTTTAGGAACCGACAGAGAAGCAGATTATACTTTAAACTTTTTCATTAGGTTACTTATTTTAATCGCTGCATCAGCTTTAAGCTATCTGTATTTTGAGAAACCAATGAGAAATCTGATAAAAAGTTTCGGGAAACGAAAACTCGAAAATAAACAAATAAATACAACAGAAAGCATTCAAGCTTGA